A window of Rhipicephalus microplus isolate Deutch F79 chromosome 8, USDA_Rmic, whole genome shotgun sequence genomic DNA:
GAAGTGGCGCTTGAGGTCACGCGAAAGATATAGTCTAGTAACTCGTATATGAATTATTGGAGCCAGATGCTGTTGTACTCCAATACCATTGCGAAATTCTTGAACCATGACTCTAGGCGAGATGTCCGAAATGGTGAAGGGGGGAGGGGAGTTGAATAGTGGCTGCGAGGCTAGCGCTGGCTGGAACAAGACTGGCCGGAGCGCCAGTCACTTGCCCGTGTGTCCGTAGTCAACAATTTGTATCGACGTGATGGAATCCGACGTAGATGAGCCGAAGTCACTGGTTTAAATAGCATACGAACACGTACAGTTGAGGACCGAAGCGACATGCCAAAGTAGAGCAGTGGCCATGGCATCCAGCCAGCCAGAATCATAGGAACATTCAAGCGCCTTGCGCTACGAGCCACCGGTGCTCGTCCTCTTTCTCCTGCTGGCTGGCCGCCCCTACCACGGCGCATCTCGACATTGCACTTCTACTCTTCACAGTACGTCTTCGCCTGCTCATTAAACCAGCGATGATGGCTCGTCTACGTCGGACGCCTCACGTCGGTAGAGCATCAAAAACCACCCCATTTTCTCCACGTGAGTGGAGAGGCCGTACCCCCTAGCGGCAGCGTTATAATTTCAGAAATCAATGAAATCATTGCCGTCATCGTGACCACATAAGATTAGGCGCATGATTAGACCATCGTATTATATCTTTCATCGGTCAAACGTGAACCAATCTCCTGAGGTAATGCAATACCACGGTAGGTGCAGTAATCAGGAAGTTCGTTACAGGATTGAATAACTTATTGCTGTGAGCTTTTGCCTGCAATTGTTAAAGTGTAACACGCCACCGATATTTCTTTTGTTTTGACTGATTTGCAGGTGGACCTGGCACGCACTTACTCAAATATACGACTGTCACAGTTCAACCTAACCATATATGTTACGCCGACTACCGCGGGTTCGACAGTCGCGTGATGTATTGCGCCTACAAGACCGCAACCGACTCTTGCCAGGTATGATGCCAAACCTCACTTGAGCAGTTTCGGTATAACAAGCAGCGAAGCCTGCCAAGTGAAACGGGATTTATTTGCGCCGGTGCACAAGCCTCCTTCTGAGGCACTACCAACATCAATAAACTTCGTTTTGAAGTAGTGGAGGTGCTGCGGGTACCCGGATCCAAAAAGGAATATTTTAGATTCGACAGAACATATTCTGTTTTATGTACAAACCATCCTGTAGCCCGGAAAGGAGCTTGTTCTTTCAGGTGTATAACAATGAGACAGAAATTATCAAACATATTCAACACAGAGGTATTAATTTCATTGCCTGTCATATTCCAATGTTCATGACCAAAAAACACAAATATTACAGctacaaaaaaataaatttagtGTATGATAGGTATGCGTAATAGACAGCAAAATGACATTGTTTGAAATTCGAAGAGCGAGAAAAGTACTGTCGATAAAAGTCTAAATGCACAACAATTTATGACAACTCCTCCATAATAGATGCTACAAAGATGATAGCGCTGAATAACATTGTTTTTAAAAcatatttttcttctttatttctgtaACAGCAATTCCGTTTCTCGCTATTGAACTCCTCAGCAAGCGAAGCTGGTCTTAAACGCTCTCAAATAAATGCTTTCAAATTTCTGCAATGTGCAAATAAATGTCTATGCAAAATATTTGTTTCCTTTTACTAGGTAATTGAAGCATTTTTTTCACAACTAAGAAAATCCGCGTCTAGCTTGCTAGTACAAGCACGCTGTCAGTATGGGCCTTTTCCTTGCAGGTAGTCTTGGCATGGGCTCCGGTGTCCATGAGGCACGTACTATGATTTTTGGTGGCGAAAACGCGACGACACGTACTTACCAAGAGACATATGGTGTCATAATCAGGGAAATGATTCCCCCAAACTCTTCGTCAATTCGATAGATGTACCTAAGCAGGCCTCCGCAATTGCCTGCTGGCGCTCAGTTCGTAATATTGGAGGCAGAATCACCAGTTTTGATTTCCACAATCTTAACTGGAGATGCTGCTACGGTCAGGCAAAAGCTTATTACTGTAAATTGTTGAGAGTtcagtggtgttttattgcggaTGATGTGTATGATAGAATTTCACATAAGTGTGTCACATTGAGAAGAATAGCTTAACCATAAGGCATTGAGCCAGGAGCctttgctttctttgtggatGGTGTGTATGATTGAATTTGACATAAGTATGTCACATTAAGAACAATGGCTTCACCATAAGGCAATGAGCCAGAAGCCTTTGCACATAACCGTACACGAATCTTTATGCTTCTGTAATGTTGCTAAAGTCAGCTGCATTTGTACAAAAAATTCTAGGTAAAAGAACATTTTGGGTATATAAGCATTCTTGGAGTTGTGAGCTTTATGTGAAACATAAAAATGAGATAAAAAAAATTCTAATCTGGGTTCCTGCAGCAAAGACATTGAATAAACTTTTGATGGAGTTGTAATGTCAGAGGTAACGTCCATTACTTCTTTTTCTGTAACGGTAACACGTTACCTTTTTTTGGAGGTAACTTAAAGTGTTAACGCATTCTTCTTTCTTTAATATTTAGTAACGTATttagtagctttttttttcgtcaacgCGTACAAAACTGGTGTGCACTTTCATATTCAATGCTATGCCAAATATCCTCCTCGaaaacacgcgtgtcatgaatgCCATACTCTCTCTTCTTCAGGGGGACTCTGGAGGACCCGCCATGTATCGAGTTAGCGGTGGGCACCGCTACGTGGAAGTGGGCATCGTCTCATACGGACACGGCTGCGCAAGAGAAAATGTACCGGGAGTTTACACGCGCGTCGATGTGTTTGCACCCTGGCTAAAGCAGGTAGTGGGCTCCTATGACAGGGCCTACACGACCGCAGTGCCCATGCCGCTGGGACTGTCCACCGTGTCAGAATCACCCCTCTCCATCCAATTTTTGTGAGAAGctacgctttttttcttcgcactcaGCCTTGATGGGGTactaataaaaaaattgaaacaaaatcacaaaataaaggcaaacatttttttttattccggtgCGAAAAGAACACAGTACACTGAGAAAATTGGACTAGAGGTGTGTCGATACACATGACGGGTGCCCAACGTTTCTTGGGTAGTTCCGGCACATGTGGCAGCATGAACATCACAAAAGTGTTGCACACTGATGACACAATATTATACATTGTTCAACAATGTGTCAATTGTAGAATGTATAAAGTTACTGCATGGAACCAAATCATCAGCCATAACGCAACAtattaaatacaaaaaataaattgtATCGCAACCAGTAGTATGTAATGATGGGTTTGCAGTTAGAGAGAACACTTTCGCGTGCATCGTGTCCGAATTTGGCTCATTCCTAGCAGCATTGTGGCGTGTATTTACATATTGCTGCTGCTGATTCACTGTTCGGACTTCTTGTGATTGACTTGTGCCACGCATGAACTATGTTTTTTCATCTACATGCAGTTATATTGTCCCAATGCATCAGGTGCTCATTTGAGTGTTCTTTGTAACTATGAATGGTACTCTAAATATTACTAGCTTACCACATGTATGACCTGCTGGTGAATATTTATTAGAGAAATATCCACTCTGAATTGTGCCAACTGAACCTTGCGGTGGTTTGATGCTACTTAGGAAGTTCTTAGAAGCGCCACCCAGACAACCGAAGCGCGGCAGCCTATGATCTCGATGACAAAAGCAACAGTCCCGCTTAAGCACTTTTCAATGTTTTCCAAAGGGGCGTAGACACATACAATCAGGCTCATGACGCCACTCAAGACTGCGTTTCTATTGGTGCAGGCTTGTGTGCGTCTTCCTTCCAAAAGTGCATTTGACTGTGGTGAATATTTCAGTGAACGATCGTATCTGCTTTCTGTATTCTGTCGAGTCACCATCACTAACGTCAGTCAGTACACGTACTGAGCTGTACTGCTTTTGAAGTGAGACGTGTACACACTATACACGCCACGAGACGGCGCGCCTCCAGAGGAAACATTGCGAAGTGTATAATTGCCTTTTTCTCGTGATATACTGTTGTATAGTTATTCTCTGCTGTGAGAAAGCAAACGGCCATTAGAGCATGAGTGTGCAAACGTACTGACCGGTTACAAATAACGAGGCGATGCAAAACTAGCCAACAGTATGAAACTTGCTGAATCATCACCTAGATTCACCTTTAGTAATGCTTTAAGCAGCTAATGAGCACAGtcgtgaaaatgaaaaaaaaaacgtggtaccAATTATCTAATAAACAAGGGCATGAAACAAAGGCCACATGCAGTAACTGGCCTAAAAATATTGACAGGCCTCAGTGACTCATTCCTTGATGTCCAGATAAAGTTACCAAATAGTCGGGAACTTTCTAATGTAAACCCTGAAACAATGTAGTTTTTGGACTATGTACAATAATTTTGTCGCCAGCAATAGATTTCACGTTTTTTTCTGCCAATTATTGAGAAGTGGAAAGAAATCCAGCACGTAACACTTTAATTTAACCTTACGCAATGTAATAGCAGCCATCAGGATGACGCCGTTCTCTTGTCAAAAAATCTTGAATATTAGAGCAGCGTGGCCTTTTATCAGATATCGGGGCGAGATATCGGCACCTTCAAGTTAGAACCCCGcgtaaaaatgatttattgatatgtaggcattaacttcccaaaaccactatatgattatgagagatgccgtagtggagggcttcgaaaatttctaccatctggggttctttaccctccacccaaattggagcacaggggcctacaacatttttgcctccatttcgcctcagccgggattcgatcccgcgacctgagggttaacagccgagtaccttggccacaagaccaccatggcgggaccCTGCGTAAGAATGCCAAGCAGTAATGGGCCCAACGAGGATTTGATGATTTTATGAAACTCTCCCAATATTCCAATACTTCCTGGCATTTTCGACATGTGTAAGGGACAATAAAGATTTTATTTCTATATAAATTGAGTAGACCAATATGATACGCCCACCCTACTGCTGAAATTTCGAAGAATAGATTGGTGGGCAAGTTCGTAGGCCGCTATCAAGGAAAGAGCTAAAAACTTGAACAACTGGGTTAACAAACAGCACAACGACGTACTAACAAATGAAATATTTTATTCAAAAGACGCGAGATACATAGATAAAAAAGCACGTGCACGTGAATAAACACTTGACACAGCATACAAGTGCGTATGCAGGTATTCACTGTCTGCACTGTATATTGTTATGAAGGACTTTTTTCCCACCTGTCTCTGGCCTTCAAAATCTAAGAAGCGTCAACAAGCTAACGTGTCATTCTTTTTTTGTACCACGAAAGAATCTTGGTTCCTCAAAAAAACCGGCCTTCAATTAGGATCACGGCAATGCAATGACAGGTTTAATCACACCTTGATGGGCCATCCTTATGCGTCACCTAACTCACAAAGCAGTTCACTACTGTGCCCTCCGTATTTCTTTTGATAACCCACAAGTTCTACCTAAGTTCTTCCCCGCGGAAAGCATCAAGTGAGCACTGTACGTCAGCCCAACCATCTTGAGGTAGTGCAACCCACCATGCAGGTTGGAAATACTGATGAGTCAAACTTGCATGATGAGCCGAACCTTACAGCTCGGCTTTCAAATTTGATAAAAGAATTTCGCTCAAGGGGGCCAGAAGGGCCGCACTAATGCGTTTGTCCCGCAGCCGCTCCGAGCTGCTTAGTGTGTGTACTTTTCTCTTCGAAGGTTTGGGCATGATTCCTTTAATGCTTGTAAGGCACTACTTTCGAAATTGATATGCTCACCTAAAATTCCAGGAACAACGTTTAGGATGAAAGTGTCTTATTAAAATGTTTGTGACTATTTTTGCAAAAGGTGGCATTATGGGttccgagaaagaaaaaaacattcttCATCGATCTATCCTAGAATTATGTATAACAAAAAAGTGAAACGCCACCTTACAGCAGTAGGCCAATGCTTACTCTACATGGATACAAGAGAGTGTATACAAAGTCTCTCGGTCTTTGAAAGCTAAAGAGATGTATCACGTAAATGTATCCATGTGGACGCTTAGCGATACTTCACTATTCCTACGAGTAACGCCTATGAATAATGATTGATTTAACGGAACATGTCCTTGTGATCATGGAAAGCTGTGGTAGTTGTAGTATTTAACGGTGAgagtggaataaaaaaaaattggtgtgacAGATAGAGGAGCGCGAATAATTTTGCGCTAAACTTGAGCACGGCATGTTAAAGCTATTGAacgccgctgctttattagaaaTGAACGTAACGCGCGTTATTTCTTAGCTTTTAGTCGATCACGATTTTTCGTGTTCCAGGCAAAGCAGGCTAGTTGTTATACCATTGCATAGCTATTTTGTTATGTATAGTTGACATGGGTCAAGGCGACGCTTTCGGCAAGGTGTCCATCGGGCGTTGTGTGAAGGCGTTGACAAAATTGCAATTCATCTATTGAAAACACGCCGAAGAGCTCGCACGCTTTGAAATGACGCGTTGGAGCAAATAAACTGGGATCCGTCTATAATGATTGATTGCTACATTTATTGAGGAACACTCTGAGAGAAAAGCAGTAAATAAAAAAGGCGTGTTTTTTTTGCTGCCAATTCTTTTATAtgggaatgcatttcttagtcgggctatgtcaggcatccggcgttgtctgtGGCGTCCGCGGCACCTCGTcacccatagcaacagctgcagcCGCGCATGCTTACCCTTCTTTCTAGCAACCAGAGAATGTGCTGCGAGAGAGTGTatgagagggtaggtgcagttcTTCGCCGCTCTTCTCTCACCGTTCACTCTCTTTCTGCCCTGCGCCCCACTTTCTAGTCCGCCTgcacctcactctcgaccgttcgctgacTGGGCGACTCTCAAGAGCATCCGAAAATGTGCGGTTGAGAAGCCGCTATGAAACGCCAACACCGAGCCGGGAACGCTGTTCGTTTTGTTCACTTTATAGTATTTTTTACCGGGCACGCTATCTACTAGGGCTGAAAACGCATACCGTTTTTTTCGTGACAGAAAAATGACACGTGCAGCGAACGGCACTATTGTCTGCAcggtataagaaaaaaaaacatttttttctaacgcTTGGTTCTCACGCGTGAACCGCCGCAGTCGAATCCTCAGAATTCcctactgggggggggggggggggcaatttttACTTTAAAGTAGGTGACAGCTGGGCCGCCCGGTTCTTTATAGCATATTACACGATGCAGCGATCGCGGATGTTGACACCCATCTGTAGGCTACTTTTTGCGATAAGTCACACGCAAGTGGTTTCTGACCTAAATATTTTCCGTATTTTGAATACAAATTTCAGTTGTCAGTAGGCACTTGTGTTGTTATTTTCTTCGTTTGTTGGTGTTTGTGCACTTTCACCGATTGCTGAAAATATGTTACGCAATCTTCGTTTTCTTTATCAATACCTGCGCTTTTAAGTAAATTCAAAATTGTCATGAATTTATTTGTATTGGTGAAACTTGGGAACAATGTTGTGGTACAAATCTTCGTTTTGTGTCGCAGTATTCATTCGTTCAGACTTGACGTTTGGGTATTCCTGAATGCGAAGCACACGCATCGCATGATCAAACCTCCGCTCCTCTGTAGCGCAAGAAATCACTGTACCTCTCGAGTTCGTATCTCTAATAAGGAATTACGCCTGTAAAAGACAGATACACGTCAAACTCGAATTCGTACAGGTTATGAATATTTTGGCACGACAGTGTTTTATACCGAGCTCCACCATAATTTTACTTATCAATTTTCAGCACGGGCAACACGTTGCTAAAAAGCACGTTAACGgactaaaaagaaagaaaccagaaGTAAAGCTTCCGCCTAAAATCGGAACACCATACTCTCGGTTCACGGCAGTAGGTGGTCGGTGCTCTACCCAACACGCCACAGATACACACACGAGTTTTAACAAACGAGCCTTATGTCTATCAccagacagatttagttgcgcgtccataGCAGCCGTCCGTGCCAGCCATTCGCAATGAGAGGCTGCATCCATACGACTGCTGCGGACGCACTACTGAATTGTTTACCGATTCTCTCTAACACTGCCTTATACTTGCAGGGCTAGGCGTGGTTAAGGTCCATAGATAAAACAAGTTTTCATCTAGTGGCCTTAGGCGTAACAGGGTGGTGCCGCCATCTCTGAGCGGTGAAGTGAAGTACCGCGCCATGACGTTTCAAGTGCCAATAAACAGCGATATGAGGACGACGTAGTCAACACGCGTTCACATTATGCTTCGAAGAGCCAGGAAGCGGCAATGGTCTCCGCAATAGGCGCCTTTACATTTGGCTTCGAAAGGAGCAAAGTGGCAAATCTCACAGGAAGTTCACTCCCTTCACCACCTAAGCGACCGAAAAACCACGCCCCGAGGGTCACGCGAATCTATCTGTCCTAGACCAATTTTTCGCCTCGAGATACGCCTTTCCGCTTTATGGCTTTGAATGCACTAGCTCAAAGCACGTGATGTGACTAACCGATCGCAAATTCAACATGGTGGCCGAGACGTCAGTGGTGGCTCGCGTTGGTGCAATTCTAAGCTACCCGTGCAGCAGGACGAAGTTCGTGGCCTCGACAATCACGCGTTCATCGGCAGCCTGGTTTGGATTGCGGTTGCTATAACACTCGAAGTAGAAAAAGGAGCAGCACCAGTGAGTCGGCATGCCCCCACGTGTCTTGGTTTTCACAGCCGGCTTAATCCAACACCAACGCTGCCGGTGCGCACGCTCCGTTTGTTTCTACCGGCGTATCTCCCGAAACAACTTTGAAGAGGTGCAGACTGTTAGCTTTCCGTGCTCTACACGAATAACTTTGATTCGGTACAAAGTTTCGTGCTCTGGAAACGGGCAAAATGGAATGAATTCTCAAAGTAGCGGTGGCATGCATGAGGGACAGAAACAAAAATTTAACGTTTTCGACGCATGGTGTGGCCGCCGCTCTGGCGTTTTCAATTTTGCTTTGTTTGGAATGTGCCAGGAAATCGCTCGCTTAGGTGCTTGAGCAGCCGGAGAACCACGCCACGAGCCCGACGCGGAAAAGATCAGTCCAAGACCTCTTTTTCCGCTATGAAGCAGAATGGCTCTCCGCTTCGTTGAAAGCCGTACTTTAGTTGCACTAGCTTATGAACCAGGTTGTGTGATCAACCAGCCGCGATTtcaacattgccccgccgcggtggtctagtggctaaggtactcggctgctgacccgcaggccgcgggttcgaatcccggctgtagcggctgcatttccgatggaggcggaaattttttaggcccgtgtgctcagatttgggtgatcgttaaagaaccccagctggtcgaaatttccggagccctcctctacggcgtgtctcataatcatatggtgtttttgggacgttaaacaccacaaatcaatcatcaatcaaatctTCGCGGAGACAACAATGCTCCCGAGGCTTCCCACGGTGTTTGAATAGGCATCTTGCACGCTTCATGGAAGTAttttgcttgctttctttttttttgtaccccTACCTCCGTCCTTCAACGCCTTGGAATATGACGGGGGCTGCACCATGTAGCCGAAAAGGGAAAATGGCAGAGCAGGGAgaatggctgaaaatgaggtgcaggtgtgcaagtttagttgGTGTCCGCCGCATGTGCCTCCagtgtaattaaaaaaaattggccaatGAAAGGCTGTGAGCATGGCAACGCTTACACGGAGTCTTCCAGTGACCACCAGCCGACTGTTTGTGTCGTTGTAGTGTGAATATCACGATGACAAAAAAAAGACACTCCCAAAGAGAATCGGCAGACTAAAATCAGTGTCGTGTCTCGGTGTTGGTGCAGCCTCGAAAGTTTCTAGCTCAGCCGATGATTCCCGCCGACACTTCTTGGGCGAGGGAGCTATGAACATTTTCGCACTAGACAAGTACACCGGCAGGCTGTGGAAATTCCTCGGCACAGTATCCAGCAGAAGTTTCCCGACGTTGTGCGGCACCTCCACAAAAACTCATGCCACTGTAGTCACTGGTTCACGCGAAAAATCTCACTCTCAATGAACTGCTTTTCGAACACACGCAATTTCGGGCAATCCAATGTGAAACCACGAGTTCCTTATCGGGAACACACCGCTCGCTATGTCAACCGCCAGAACAGTcacttttttatcatttttttgtAACCAGATTGACACCCAAGCATGCAGCATGTATGCGGCACCTGTTTTGGTCTTCAGGCACAACACGTACAACACCAAACATGCGATTAAAAGCGCGCAGGACATGTGATGGCATGCAGCTGTCGTCTgcccgatccccccccccctccccctggcGAAAACGCAGCGCCACCCAGCGGCCACCGCTTGCAGCGCACAAATTTCTTCCGTACAGTTACACCAAAGTTTCTTGAGCAGTAAAAGTACTGCAGCACTCTGGTATCAGCTTTAAAAACGCACGTCAGAGTGAGATAGCGGGCAACCTGGGCAGCGAACGGGCCACGCGTTTGTCAACATCAGCACCCCTCCTTCTTTGCGGGCAACACGTGCGTTCTACGATTGCGCCTCGATGTGTATTAAGCCTACTGATGAGCCGATCAGTTGGCGCAACAACGTTCGAAAGGGTAAGTGCTTTTTAGGTTTACTCGTTCTTGTACCGGCGCATATTAAGAAAACAGTAATAATGTCCGCTATTTTATGTCCCAGTACCACGATGTGGTTTTGAGGaacgccgtggtggaggactcCTGAAATTCTGACCTTGTGGTCT
This region includes:
- the LOC119165248 gene encoding venom protease isoform X6; translation: MGPVFLVVHNRKGQSFQCGGTILTQRHILTAAHCIYPNGLVAVGAEAYYGNIHKRHGKRLRVTKVIPHAKYNEKSFSHDIAVFVVEKPFQFGTNARPICIPTAPVNIAGTDNIVAGWGFIREGGPGTHLLKYTTVTVQPNHICYADYRGFDSRVMYCAYKTATDSCQGDSGGPAMYRVSGGHRYVEVGIVSYGHGCARENVPGVYTRVDVFAPWLKQVVGSYDRAYTTAVPMPLGLSTVSESPLSIQFL